One Methylothermaceae bacteria B42 DNA segment encodes these proteins:
- a CDS encoding dolichol-phosphate mannosyltransferase, producing MDLSIVIPVRNESGNILPLVAEVRAALESRYDYEIIYVDDYSTDATPDELTLAARQYPKRLRILRHASPCGQSTALLTGVKAARAPVIVTLDGDGQNDPADIPALVDHLPATRYRGQVWLVIGWRKERRDNLVRKISSKIANGVRGRLLKDATPDTGCGLKVFHREAFLELPHFDHMHRFLPSLFQRAGGKVLSIPVNHRPRKHGESKYGIGNRLWVGLVDLAGVLWLRRRPCHAEIHENQ from the coding sequence ATGGATCTGTCCATCGTCATCCCAGTCCGCAACGAATCGGGAAATATTCTTCCCTTGGTGGCGGAGGTGCGCGCGGCATTGGAAAGCCGTTACGACTATGAAATCATCTATGTGGACGATTACAGCACGGACGCAACGCCGGATGAACTAACACTGGCAGCCCGGCAATACCCTAAGCGCTTGCGGATTCTGCGGCATGCATCCCCTTGCGGCCAGAGTACCGCCCTATTGACCGGGGTCAAGGCTGCCCGGGCTCCCGTTATCGTCACCCTGGATGGCGACGGCCAAAACGACCCGGCCGATATCCCGGCGCTGGTGGATCATTTGCCCGCTACCCGTTACCGTGGCCAAGTTTGGCTGGTGATTGGCTGGCGGAAAGAACGCCGGGACAACCTGGTGCGGAAAATTTCCTCGAAAATAGCCAACGGTGTCCGCGGCCGCCTGTTGAAGGACGCCACGCCCGATACCGGCTGCGGATTGAAGGTATTCCACCGTGAAGCCTTCCTAGAATTGCCCCATTTTGACCACATGCACCGTTTCCTGCCCTCCCTCTTCCAACGTGCCGGCGGCAAGGTCCTGTCGATACCAGTCAATCACCGCCCTCGCAAACACGGGGAGAGTAAATACGGAATCGGCAACCGGCTGTGGGTAGGCCTGGTAGACTTGGCGGGCGTGCTTTGGCTGAGGCGCCGGCCCTGTCACGCTGAAATACACGAAAACCAATGA
- a CDS encoding UDP-N-acetylglucosamine acyltransferase → MYLHASELLDQFKKSGVLIAHQGPDTLIQGIAPLEQMEDHCLVFIEKPRYLSALRQAKPAAVVTNPAIAAELTECDFAVLVAPNPRLAQALICQRYGDRDLFHTEWPQVHPSAVVHPSADIGSDVVIGPLAVVGADVKLAGQNVVMAGSVIEQGARIGLRSVIYPHCVIGYDCEIGADVIIKSGAVIGSEGFGFAQDEARRNHRIPHTGKVVIEDRVVIGANCTIDRGTFNETRIRRGCVIDALCHLGHNVELGEDCILVAQTGIAGSSRFGKRVIASGQTGVLDHVTVPDDTVLVHRAGVINSIKQPGRYAATPTQPFRQYLKNIAVFQRLHEVWTRLKALEKKVQQLALESE, encoded by the coding sequence ATGTATCTCCATGCTTCCGAACTCCTAGACCAATTCAAAAAATCTGGAGTTCTCATCGCCCACCAGGGCCCCGACACCCTCATCCAGGGCATAGCTCCCCTTGAGCAAATGGAAGACCACTGCTTGGTTTTCATCGAGAAACCCCGCTATCTTTCCGCCTTACGCCAGGCCAAGCCTGCCGCTGTAGTGACCAACCCGGCCATTGCCGCTGAGCTAACCGAGTGTGATTTCGCTGTATTGGTAGCACCCAATCCCCGCCTGGCGCAAGCACTGATCTGCCAACGTTACGGCGATCGGGACCTGTTCCATACCGAGTGGCCGCAAGTCCATCCTTCCGCCGTGGTTCATCCAAGCGCCGATATCGGCAGTGACGTCGTCATCGGACCGTTGGCCGTGGTGGGTGCGGATGTGAAACTGGCCGGTCAAAATGTGGTCATGGCTGGCAGTGTCATTGAGCAGGGCGCCAGGATTGGTCTTAGGAGTGTCATTTATCCCCATTGCGTTATTGGCTATGACTGCGAAATCGGAGCAGACGTGATTATCAAATCCGGCGCTGTGATTGGCTCGGAGGGTTTTGGCTTCGCCCAGGATGAGGCCCGCAGGAATCACCGTATCCCTCATACCGGCAAGGTGGTGATTGAGGATCGGGTGGTGATCGGCGCCAATTGCACGATCGACCGTGGGACCTTCAATGAGACCCGGATACGGCGAGGCTGCGTGATCGACGCCTTGTGTCATTTGGGCCATAACGTGGAATTGGGCGAAGACTGTATTCTGGTCGCGCAAACAGGCATCGCGGGTTCATCCCGCTTTGGCAAGCGGGTGATTGCTTCGGGCCAGACCGGGGTGCTCGATCATGTGACCGTGCCGGATGATACGGTATTGGTACATCGCGCCGGGGTTATCAATAGCATCAAGCAACCAGGCAGGTACGCGGCGACGCCGACCCAGCCATTTCGGCAATATCTAAAAAACATTGCCGTATTCCAGCGCCTGCACGAAGTCTGGACCAGGCTCAAGGCGTTGGAAAAGAAAGTGCAGCAATTGGCTCTGGAAAGTGAATAA
- a CDS encoding RNA-binding protein, with protein MKNIYVGNLSYQLTEDELRDTFSEFGEVSSVRIIKDRYTDRSKGFGFVEMPVDSEAESAIQSLDGQDLKGRALKVNEARPRDDFRPRRQFA; from the coding sequence ATGAAGAATATTTATGTAGGTAATTTGTCGTATCAACTCACTGAAGACGAACTGCGCGATACTTTCTCCGAGTTTGGCGAAGTCTCTTCTGTGCGGATCATCAAGGACCGTTACACCGACCGTTCCAAAGGTTTCGGCTTTGTGGAAATGCCGGTGGATTCGGAAGCGGAATCTGCAATTCAAAGCCTGGATGGACAGGATCTCAAAGGCCGCGCGTTGAAAGTCAACGAAGCGCGCCCCCGGGATGACTTCCGTCCTCGCAGGCAGTTTGCGTAA
- a CDS encoding apolipoprotein N-acyltransferase: protein MPINPFAYPKPLAFIAGAILPCAFAPFGQSYLAPFMLAILFFCWQQCSTPQQAAWLGYLFGLGQFGLGTWWVFISMHEFSGAGTLPSSLLTLLFISVLALFPALAGGAARWLCRGEMPVWQVILIFPTTWIIGEILRGSIMNGFPWLEIGYSQTDTPLAGYAPVFGSYGVGWLTALTAASIWLLFQIRVAAYRLVASLILIWAAGAGLKLIDWHQPAGEPFQATLLQGNIPQDMKWQPETRRRILETYLTMTRQHWDSKLIVWPETAVPAFLHQVRNSFINPLEKEAIQKGSDLLIGVPVLDQTTNQYYNAIISLGQTPGVYYKRHLVPFGEYLPLRSVFGFVLDLLQIPLSDFAAGSDDQPLLIAAGYPLSPTICYEDAFARDALAGLPEATYMVNVSNDAWFGDSIAPHQHLQMARMRALEGARFLLRATNTGITAVIGPDGKVRSQAAQFVRTSLTEQITPLAGATPYVRWRDWPLWLWLFIISAGGLWLRLREQGASDETR, encoded by the coding sequence GTGCCAATTAATCCTTTTGCCTATCCCAAGCCCCTGGCATTCATCGCCGGGGCAATTCTTCCCTGTGCCTTTGCGCCATTCGGCCAAAGTTATCTGGCACCTTTCATGCTGGCGATACTTTTTTTCTGCTGGCAACAATGTTCCACCCCACAGCAAGCAGCCTGGCTGGGCTATCTGTTTGGCCTGGGGCAATTCGGATTGGGAACCTGGTGGGTATTCATCAGCATGCACGAATTCAGTGGCGCGGGCACCTTGCCATCCAGCCTTTTGACCCTGCTTTTCATCAGTGTGCTGGCCCTGTTTCCGGCACTGGCGGGAGGCGCCGCACGCTGGCTGTGCCGGGGAGAAATGCCGGTCTGGCAGGTTATCCTGATCTTCCCTACCACTTGGATTATTGGGGAGATACTGCGGGGATCCATCATGAACGGTTTTCCCTGGCTGGAAATCGGCTATAGCCAAACCGACACGCCCCTTGCGGGCTACGCGCCAGTTTTTGGAAGCTATGGCGTTGGCTGGCTCACCGCTCTGACAGCGGCCAGTATTTGGTTATTATTTCAAATCCGGGTCGCCGCATATCGGCTAGTGGCCTCATTAATTCTGATCTGGGCGGCTGGCGCCGGACTCAAACTCATCGACTGGCATCAACCGGCGGGTGAGCCTTTTCAGGCCACCCTCTTGCAAGGCAATATTCCCCAGGACATGAAATGGCAACCCGAAACCCGCCGGCGGATTCTGGAAACTTATCTCACCATGACCCGGCAACACTGGGATTCCAAGCTTATCGTTTGGCCGGAAACCGCGGTCCCGGCATTTCTCCATCAGGTTCGAAACAGTTTTATCAACCCCCTGGAAAAAGAAGCCATACAAAAAGGATCGGACCTGTTGATTGGCGTTCCGGTACTGGATCAAACCACCAATCAATACTACAACGCTATTATCAGCCTGGGACAAACCCCAGGGGTTTATTACAAACGCCATTTGGTGCCTTTTGGGGAATATTTGCCCCTTCGATCCGTGTTTGGATTCGTTCTCGATCTTCTGCAAATTCCCCTATCGGATTTTGCCGCAGGATCAGATGATCAACCACTGCTGATTGCTGCCGGCTATCCTCTATCCCCCACTATTTGCTATGAAGACGCCTTTGCCCGGGATGCCCTCGCTGGCTTGCCAGAAGCCACCTATATGGTCAACGTCAGTAACGATGCCTGGTTTGGCGATTCCATCGCCCCCCACCAGCATTTACAAATGGCGCGCATGCGGGCATTGGAAGGCGCCCGTTTTCTCCTTAGAGCCACCAACACCGGTATCACGGCGGTTATTGGCCCGGATGGCAAAGTACGCTCTCAAGCCGCCCAGTTCGTCCGCACCTCCCTGACCGAACAAATCACCCCGCTGGCTGGCGCCACACCTTATGTTCGATGGCGTGATTGGCCATTATGGCTATGGCTGTTTATTATTTCGGCAGGAGGACTGTGGTTAAGATTGCGCGAGCAAGGCGCCAGCGATGAAACCAGATGA
- a CDS encoding magnesium/cobalt efflux protein (involved in the transport of magnesium and cobalt ions): protein MNDEQPDEYNDSKNWVERLSHFFSGEPKSRSELLEILRDAQKRHIIDPDAMSMIEGVLKVSELRVRDIMIPRAQMDVVNQNSLIEEVFPIVIDTAHSRFPVIGEDRSEVVGILLAKDLLPYALRQQLDVPVKKVMRSAHFVPESKRLNVMLREFRMRRQHMAIVIDEYGAAAGLVTIEDILEQIVGEIADEHDLEEEYVFRRSSQCYTVKAIMPIEEFNEHFGTQLEAGEFDTIGGLIVHQFGHVPKRGEKVQIDHLIFEVLRADNRRIHMLKVKVLEPKTSDMASSAN, encoded by the coding sequence ATGAATGACGAACAACCGGACGAATATAACGACTCGAAAAACTGGGTCGAACGGTTGAGCCATTTCTTTTCCGGCGAACCCAAATCCAGAAGCGAACTACTGGAAATCCTCCGCGACGCGCAAAAGCGCCACATCATCGACCCAGATGCCATGTCCATGATTGAGGGGGTGCTGAAGGTTTCGGAATTGCGGGTGCGGGATATCATGATTCCCAGGGCGCAAATGGATGTCGTCAACCAAAATTCCTTGATAGAAGAAGTCTTCCCCATCGTCATTGACACGGCCCACTCCCGCTTCCCTGTCATAGGAGAAGACCGCAGTGAAGTCGTGGGCATCCTGTTGGCCAAGGACTTATTGCCCTATGCCCTGCGGCAACAGCTGGATGTCCCTGTCAAAAAAGTCATGCGCTCGGCCCACTTTGTACCGGAGAGCAAACGTTTGAATGTCATGTTGCGGGAATTTCGCATGCGCCGTCAACACATGGCGATTGTCATTGATGAATACGGCGCCGCCGCGGGCCTGGTGACCATTGAAGATATTCTGGAACAGATTGTGGGCGAAATTGCCGACGAACACGATCTGGAAGAAGAATATGTATTCCGCCGCAGCAGCCAGTGCTACACCGTCAAGGCGATCATGCCCATTGAGGAATTTAATGAACATTTTGGCACCCAATTGGAGGCCGGCGAATTTGATACCATTGGCGGTTTGATCGTTCATCAATTCGGCCACGTTCCCAAACGAGGAGAAAAAGTTCAAATCGATCATTTGATATTCGAGGTGCTGCGCGCCGACAACCGCCGGATTCATATGCTCAAAGTCAAAGTCTTGGAGCCGAAAACTTCTGACATGGCATCCAGTGCCAATTAA
- a CDS encoding rRNA maturation RNase YbeY, which produces MTICVDIQQASEDPCPDPEQIRRWVEQALAGKDAEVSLRIVDEAEMTTLNHRYRGKQGPTNVLSFPFDPPPGVPTDFLGDIVICSSVVAKEAREQGKSLSAHWVHMVVHGLLHLQGYDHIDPKDALAMEQVEIKILARLGYDNPYQEEVLTHHE; this is translated from the coding sequence CTGACCCCGAACAAATAAGGCGATGGGTTGAACAGGCGCTGGCGGGCAAGGACGCTGAAGTTTCTCTTCGTATCGTGGACGAAGCTGAAATGACAACCCTCAACCATCGCTACCGGGGCAAACAAGGTCCAACCAATGTGCTCAGCTTCCCCTTTGATCCCCCGCCCGGGGTGCCCACGGATTTCCTCGGCGATATCGTCATCTGCTCATCTGTCGTGGCTAAAGAAGCCCGGGAGCAAGGCAAATCCCTTTCCGCCCACTGGGTCCATATGGTTGTGCATGGCTTACTGCACCTGCAAGGTTACGATCATATCGACCCCAAGGATGCTCTGGCCATGGAACAAGTGGAAATAAAAATACTAGCCCGACTCGGTTATGACAATCCCTACCAAGAAGAGGTACTCACCCACCATGAATGA